One segment of Apus apus isolate bApuApu2 chromosome 1, bApuApu2.pri.cur, whole genome shotgun sequence DNA contains the following:
- the LOC127380197 gene encoding cytochrome c oxidase assembly factor 4 homolog, mitochondrial isoform X2 translates to MSRPGHAWSRRSGEEEEEEEEEDPLDARIQRTGCAGQHRELQECMAGQRDWRLCQSQLRAFGDCMNRRQRPRESPPPRESPPPRESPPRAASPRQAPPSPPRGLKAAAAAPPRAPNCPV, encoded by the exons ATGTCGAGACCCGGCCACGCCTGGAGCCGCCGGTcgggggaggaagaggaggaggaggaggaggaagaccCGCTAGACGCCCGGATCCAGCGCACGGGCTGCGCGGGGCAGCACCGGGAGCTGCAGGAGTGCATGGCCGGGCAGCGGGACTGGCGGCTCTGCCAGAGCCAGCTCCGAGCCTTCGGGGACTGCATGAACCGGCGGCAGCGC CCCCGGGAATCACCCCCTCCCCGGGAATCACCCCCTCCCCGGGAATCACCCCCCCGGGCCGCCTCCCCACGCCAggctcctccttcccccccccggGGACTGAAAGCAGCAGCGGCCGCTCCTCCCCGGGCACCAAACTGCCCCGTTTGA
- the LOC127380197 gene encoding cytochrome c oxidase assembly factor 4 homolog, mitochondrial isoform X3: protein MSRPGHAWSRRSGEEEEEEEEEDPLDARIQRTGCAGQHRELQECMAGQRDWRLCQSQLRAFGDCMNRRQRPRESPPPRESPPRAASPRQAPPSPPRGLKAAAAAPPRAPNCPV from the exons ATGTCGAGACCCGGCCACGCCTGGAGCCGCCGGTcgggggaggaagaggaggaggaggaggaggaagaccCGCTAGACGCCCGGATCCAGCGCACGGGCTGCGCGGGGCAGCACCGGGAGCTGCAGGAGTGCATGGCCGGGCAGCGGGACTGGCGGCTCTGCCAGAGCCAGCTCCGAGCCTTCGGGGACTGCATGAACCGGCGGCAGCGC CCCCGGGAATCACCCCCTCCCCGGGAATCACCCCCCCGGGCCGCCTCCCCACGCCAggctcctccttcccccccccggGGACTGAAAGCAGCAGCGGCCGCTCCTCCCCGGGCACCAAACTGCCCCGTTTGA
- the LOC127380197 gene encoding cytochrome c oxidase assembly factor 4 homolog, mitochondrial isoform X1, translated as MSRPGHAWSRRSGEEEEEEEEEDPLDARIQRTGCAGQHRELQECMAGQRDWRLCQSQLRAFGDCMNRRQRPRESPPPRESPPPRESPPPRESPPPRESPPRAASPRQAPPSPPRGLKAAAAAPPRAPNCPV; from the coding sequence ATGTCGAGACCCGGCCACGCCTGGAGCCGCCGGTcgggggaggaagaggaggaggaggaggaggaagaccCGCTAGACGCCCGGATCCAGCGCACGGGCTGCGCGGGGCAGCACCGGGAGCTGCAGGAGTGCATGGCCGGGCAGCGGGACTGGCGGCTCTGCCAGAGCCAGCTCCGAGCCTTCGGGGACTGCATGAACCGGCGGCAGCGCCCCCGGGAATCACCCCCTCCCCGGGAATCACCCCCTCCCCGGGAATCACCCCCTCCCCGGGAATCACCCCCTCCCCGGGAATCACCCCCCCGGGCCGCCTCCCCACGCCAggctcctccttcccccccccggGGACTGAAAGCAGCAGCGGCCGCTCCTCCCCGGGCACCAAACTGCCCCGTTTGA